Proteins encoded within one genomic window of Oryza brachyantha chromosome 7, ObraRS2, whole genome shotgun sequence:
- the LOC121053224 gene encoding NEDD8-conjugating enzyme Ubc12-like isoform X1, whose translation MLVAIKLVEEQMDKMQDNSIKPDSPICIDEHLTHISELNLPKSTSISFPNGKDDLMNFEIIVRPDEGYYLGGTFVFTFQVSPSYPHEPPKVKCKTKASLDCTSLGHLKGDCFFDSTKSAFIRQWDHICHLVQYAFCYCKVCLTLYFAEWI comes from the exons ATGCTTGTGGCAATTAAGCTTGTTGAGGAGCAGATGGATAAGATGCAGGACAACTCAATCAAACCAGACAGCCCTATATGCATAGATGAGCACTTGACTC ATATTAGTGAGCTAAACCTACCCAAGAGCACATCAATTTCTTTTCCCAACGGCAAGGATGATCTGATGAATTTTGAGATCATTGTCCGACCTGATGAAGGATATTACCT aggtGGCACTTTCGTCTTTACTTTTCAAGTATCCCCCTCTTATCCTCATGAGCCTCCAAAGGTCAAGTGCAAGACAAAG GCATCTCTTGATTGTACCAGTCTTGGCCACTTGAAGGGCGATTGCTTCTTTGACAGTACAAAAAGTGCTTTCATTCGTCAATGGGATCATATCTGCCATTTGGTACAATACGCATTTTGCTATTGTAAAGTGTGCCTTACTCTGTATTTTGCTGAGTGGATCTGA
- the LOC121053224 gene encoding NEDD8-conjugating enzyme Ubc12-like isoform X2: MLVAIKLVEEQMDKMQDNSIKPDSPICIDEHLTHISELNLPKSTSISFPNGKDDLMNFEIIVRPDEGYYLGGTFVFTFQVSPSYPHEPPKVKCKTKASLDCTSLGHLKGDCFFDSTKSAFIRQWDHICHLFALLFH, translated from the exons ATGCTTGTGGCAATTAAGCTTGTTGAGGAGCAGATGGATAAGATGCAGGACAACTCAATCAAACCAGACAGCCCTATATGCATAGATGAGCACTTGACTC ATATTAGTGAGCTAAACCTACCCAAGAGCACATCAATTTCTTTTCCCAACGGCAAGGATGATCTGATGAATTTTGAGATCATTGTCCGACCTGATGAAGGATATTACCT aggtGGCACTTTCGTCTTTACTTTTCAAGTATCCCCCTCTTATCCTCATGAGCCTCCAAAGGTCAAGTGCAAGACAAAG GCATCTCTTGATTGTACCAGTCTTGGCCACTTGAAGGGCGATTGCTTCTTTGACAGTACAAAAAGTGCTTTCATTCGTCAATGGGATCATATCTGCCATTTG TTTGCGCTACTATTCCACTGA